The Sphingosinithalassobacter sp. CS137 genome includes a region encoding these proteins:
- the rpsS gene encoding 30S ribosomal protein S19: MARSVWKGPFVDLHLLNKAEAAQEAGGRAAPIKTWSRRSTILPQFVGLTFNVYNGRKFVPVSVNEDMVGMKLGEFAPTRFFPGHAADKKGKR, translated from the coding sequence ATGGCTCGTTCGGTTTGGAAGGGTCCCTTCGTCGACCTGCACCTGCTCAACAAGGCGGAAGCCGCGCAGGAGGCCGGTGGCCGCGCCGCGCCGATCAAGACCTGGTCGCGCCGCTCGACGATCCTGCCGCAGTTCGTCGGCCTGACGTTCAACGTCTACAACGGCCGCAAGTTCGTGCCGGTGTCGGTCAATGAGGACATGGTCGGCATGAAGCTGGGTGAATTCGCGCCGACGCGCTTCTTCCCCGGCCATGCCGCGGACAAGAAGGGCAAGCGCTGA
- the secY gene encoding preprotein translocase subunit SecY gives MASAADQMAMSLNLAKFSKATELKKRLWFTLGALIIFRLLSYVPLPGIDPTALGLLADQTQGGVLDFFNNFSGGALERMSIVALGVMPYITASIVVQLASSLSPTLAAIKKEGESGRKRLNQYTRYGTVALTAVQGYVIATGLEALGAAQGAQAVIEPGMLFRVAAVISLVGGTMFLMWLGEQITSRGIGNGISLIIMAGIVANMPQTLFQLFESGRTGSIDPITIALIIVAVAGLVLFICFMERAQRRILIQYPKRQTARGVQAERSHLPLKLNTAGVIPPIFASSLLLLPLTITQFAGQPGTESGWWGETLLTLNQYLQHGSPVYMALYGAGIIFFAFFYTAVVFNPEETADNLKRHGGFIPGIRPGKNTEKYFDYVLTRITVVGAAYLTLICLLPEYLIAELGIPFILGGTSLLIVVNVTMDTVTQIQSHLLAHQYGDLIKKAKLKGGRVR, from the coding sequence ATGGCATCCGCAGCCGATCAAATGGCGATGAGCCTGAACCTCGCGAAGTTCAGCAAGGCCACCGAACTCAAGAAGCGCCTGTGGTTCACGCTCGGCGCGCTGATCATCTTCCGCCTGCTCAGCTATGTGCCGCTGCCGGGCATCGATCCGACCGCGCTCGGCCTGCTCGCCGATCAGACGCAGGGCGGGGTCCTCGATTTCTTCAACAATTTCTCGGGCGGCGCGCTCGAGCGCATGTCGATCGTCGCGCTGGGCGTCATGCCCTACATCACTGCGTCGATCGTCGTGCAGCTGGCGAGCTCGCTCAGCCCCACGCTCGCCGCGATCAAGAAGGAAGGCGAGAGCGGGCGCAAGCGGCTGAACCAATATACCCGCTACGGCACGGTCGCGCTCACCGCGGTGCAGGGCTATGTGATCGCCACCGGGCTCGAGGCGCTCGGCGCCGCACAGGGCGCGCAGGCCGTGATCGAGCCGGGCATGCTGTTCCGGGTCGCGGCCGTCATCTCGCTGGTCGGCGGCACCATGTTCCTGATGTGGCTGGGTGAACAGATCACCAGCCGCGGCATCGGCAACGGCATTTCGCTGATCATCATGGCCGGCATCGTCGCCAATATGCCGCAGACGCTGTTCCAGCTGTTCGAGAGCGGCCGCACGGGATCGATCGATCCGATCACGATCGCGCTGATCATCGTCGCGGTGGCGGGCCTGGTGCTCTTCATCTGCTTCATGGAGCGTGCGCAGCGCCGCATCCTGATCCAGTATCCCAAGCGGCAGACGGCGCGTGGCGTGCAGGCCGAGCGCAGCCATCTGCCGCTCAAGCTCAACACCGCCGGCGTCATCCCGCCGATCTTCGCCTCGTCGCTGCTGCTGCTGCCGCTCACGATCACGCAGTTCGCAGGTCAGCCGGGTACCGAATCGGGCTGGTGGGGCGAGACGCTGCTCACGCTCAATCAGTATCTGCAGCACGGCAGCCCGGTGTACATGGCGCTCTATGGCGCGGGCATCATCTTCTTCGCCTTCTTCTACACGGCGGTCGTCTTCAATCCTGAGGAGACTGCCGACAATCTGAAGCGGCACGGCGGGTTCATTCCCGGCATCCGCCCGGGCAAGAACACCGAGAAATATTTCGACTATGTGCTGACGCGCATCACCGTGGTCGGTGCGGCCTATCTGACGCTGATCTGTCTGCTGCCGGAATATCTGATCGCCGAACTGGGCATTCCGTTCATTCTCGGCGGCACCAGCCTGCTGATCGTCGTCAACGTGACGATGGATACCGTGACCCAGATCCAGAGCCACTTGCTTGCCCATCAATATGGCGACCTGATCAAGAAGGCGAAGCTGAAGGGCGGCCGCGTCCGCTAA
- the rplR gene encoding 50S ribosomal protein L18 — MSLFEKRRRRNRTALRARSGGRPRLSIHRSGKHIYAQVIDDAEGKTVAAASTLDKDVRGKTGANIDAAKEVGKRVAEAAKAAGVTQVVFDRGGFLYHGRVKALADAARESGLEF; from the coding sequence ATGTCGCTCTTCGAGAAGCGCCGTCGGCGCAATCGCACGGCGCTGCGTGCACGCAGCGGCGGCCGTCCGCGGCTGTCGATCCATCGCTCGGGCAAGCATATCTATGCCCAGGTGATCGACGACGCCGAGGGCAAGACCGTCGCGGCCGCGTCCACGCTGGACAAGGACGTGCGCGGCAAGACCGGCGCGAACATCGATGCGGCCAAGGAAGTGGGCAAGCGGGTGGCGGAAGCCGCCAAGGCCGCCGGCGTGACGCAGGTCGTCTTCGACCGCGGCGGCTTCCTCTATCACGGTCGCGTGAAGGCGCTGGCGGATGCCGCGCGTGAGAGCGGATTGGAGTTCTAA
- the rpmC gene encoding 50S ribosomal protein L29, protein MSNVADLRTKSDDQLTEQLGNLKREAFNLRFQAATQQLEKSSRVKEVRRDIARIKTLQNERARSAGK, encoded by the coding sequence ATGAGCAACGTAGCAGACCTGCGGACCAAGTCCGACGACCAGCTTACCGAGCAGCTCGGCAATCTGAAGCGCGAGGCGTTCAACCTGCGGTTTCAGGCCGCCACGCAGCAGCTCGAGAAGTCGAGCCGCGTGAAGGAAGTCCGCCGGGACATCGCCCGCATCAAGACGCTGCAGAACGAGCGTGCTCGTTCTGCCGGGAAGTAA
- a CDS encoding 50S ribosomal protein L23 encodes MAKKDKAAIDTRHYDVIVAPHITEKATLVSEANAVVFKVANDATKPEIKAAVEALFDVKVKGVNTIVQKGKTKRWKGKPYSRSDMKKAIVTLAEGDMIDVTQGVKA; translated from the coding sequence ATGGCTAAGAAGGACAAGGCAGCGATCGACACGCGTCATTACGACGTGATCGTCGCGCCGCACATCACCGAGAAGGCGACGCTCGTCTCCGAGGCGAACGCAGTGGTCTTCAAGGTTGCGAACGACGCGACCAAGCCGGAGATCAAGGCTGCGGTCGAGGCGCTGTTCGACGTCAAGGTGAAGGGCGTGAACACGATCGTTCAGAAGGGCAAGACCAAGCGCTGGAAGGGCAAGCCCTACAGCCGGTCGGACATGAAGAAGGCGATCGTGACCCTCGCCGAGGGTGACATGATCGACGTCACCCAGGGGGTGAAGGCGTAA
- the rplE gene encoding 50S ribosomal protein L5, with translation MADNYTPRMKKLYDETVAKAMTEKFGYKNVMEVPRIQKITLNMGVGEATQDKKKVEAAAAEMELIAGQKPVVTRAKKSIAQFKLREGMPIGCKVTLRRERMYEFLDRFVTIALPRVRDFRGLNPKSFDGRGNYACGIKEQIVFPEINYDRIDKVRGMDVIVTTTAKTDEEARELLRLFGFPFPQDADGEAKQAA, from the coding sequence ATGGCTGACAACTACACGCCGCGCATGAAGAAGCTGTACGACGAAACCGTCGCCAAGGCGATGACGGAGAAGTTCGGCTACAAGAATGTGATGGAAGTTCCGCGGATCCAGAAGATCACGCTCAACATGGGCGTGGGCGAAGCGACGCAGGACAAGAAGAAGGTCGAGGCCGCTGCGGCCGAGATGGAGCTGATTGCCGGTCAGAAGCCGGTCGTCACGCGCGCGAAGAAGTCGATCGCCCAGTTCAAGCTGCGCGAAGGCATGCCGATCGGCTGCAAGGTGACTCTGCGCCGCGAGCGGATGTACGAGTTCCTGGACCGTTTCGTCACGATCGCGCTTCCGCGCGTCCGCGACTTTCGCGGGCTGAACCCGAAGTCCTTTGACGGCCGTGGCAACTATGCCTGCGGCATCAAGGAACAGATCGTGTTTCCCGAGATCAACTATGACCGCATCGACAAGGTGCGCGGCATGGACGTGATCGTCACCACCACCGCGAAGACCGACGAAGAGGCTCGCGAGCTCCTGCGTCTCTTCGGCTTCCCGTTCCCGCAGGATGCGGACGGTGAAGCGAAGCAGGCAGCGTAA
- the rplV gene encoding 50S ribosomal protein L22, with protein MSKQAAPRRVADNEALAVGTQIRGSAQKLNLVAGLIRGKKADEALNILAFSKKAMAVDARKVLASAIANAENNHNLDVDALVVAEASVGKSITMKRFHTRGRGKSTRILKPFSRLRIVVREQEEEA; from the coding sequence ATGAGCAAGCAGGCAGCTCCCCGCCGCGTGGCGGACAATGAGGCGCTGGCGGTCGGCACGCAGATTCGCGGGTCGGCGCAGAAGCTGAACCTCGTCGCGGGCCTGATCCGCGGCAAGAAGGCCGACGAGGCGCTGAACATCCTCGCCTTCTCGAAGAAGGCGATGGCGGTCGACGCCCGCAAGGTTCTGGCGAGCGCGATCGCGAACGCCGAGAACAACCACAACCTCGATGTCGACGCGCTCGTCGTCGCCGAGGCGTCGGTCGGCAAGTCGATCACCATGAAGCGGTTCCACACCCGTGGCCGCGGCAAGTCGACGCGCATCCTGAAGCCGTTCAGCCGGCTCCGGATCGTGGTGCGCGAACAGGAAGAAGAGGCGTAA
- a CDS encoding adenylate kinase: MNIILLGPPGAGKGTQASRLEAERGMVQLSTGDMLRAAVKLGTPIGMRAKAVMDAGELVSDEIVSGIIGERLDMPDTESGAIFDGYPRTAAQAQALDGLLAERDRQLDYVIELVVDEEALVDRVTGRFTCARCGAGYHDRYKQPKVEGVCDVCGSTEFKRRPDDNAETVRTRMAEYRAKTAPILPFYEEKGLVRRVDGMADIDAVGAAIDAILDSGS; the protein is encoded by the coding sequence ATGAACATCATTCTCTTGGGGCCGCCGGGCGCGGGCAAGGGCACGCAGGCGAGCCGGCTCGAGGCCGAGCGGGGGATGGTCCAGCTTTCGACGGGCGACATGTTGCGCGCCGCGGTGAAGCTGGGCACCCCGATCGGGATGCGGGCCAAGGCAGTGATGGACGCGGGCGAGCTCGTCTCCGACGAAATCGTCAGCGGGATCATCGGCGAGCGGCTCGACATGCCCGACACCGAATCGGGCGCGATCTTCGACGGCTATCCGCGCACCGCTGCGCAGGCACAGGCGCTCGACGGCCTCCTCGCCGAGCGCGATCGCCAGCTCGACTATGTGATCGAGCTGGTGGTCGACGAGGAGGCGCTGGTCGACCGCGTGACCGGGCGCTTCACCTGCGCCCGCTGCGGCGCGGGCTATCACGATCGCTACAAGCAGCCGAAGGTGGAAGGCGTCTGCGACGTCTGCGGATCGACCGAGTTCAAGCGGCGACCCGACGACAATGCCGAAACGGTGCGGACGCGCATGGCCGAATATCGCGCCAAGACCGCGCCGATCCTTCCCTTCTACGAGGAAAAGGGCCTGGTGCGCCGAGTCGATGGCATGGCCGATATCGACGCTGTCGGCGCCGCGATCGACGCGATCCTCGATTCGGGCAGTTAA
- the rpsH gene encoding 30S ribosomal protein S8 translates to MAVTDPLGDMLTRIRNGQRARKDSVLTPASKLRARVLDVLQREGYIRGYSEEQMGPAAGIRIELKYFEGQPAIKHVARVSKPGRRVYSGSQELPKVRNGLGITIVSTPKGVLSDAEAREQNVGGEVLAEVF, encoded by the coding sequence ATGGCAGTGACCGATCCCCTGGGTGACATGCTCACCCGCATCCGCAACGGCCAGCGCGCGCGCAAGGACAGTGTCCTCACGCCGGCGTCGAAGCTCCGTGCGCGGGTTCTCGATGTGCTTCAGCGCGAAGGCTATATCCGTGGCTACAGCGAAGAGCAGATGGGCCCCGCGGCGGGCATCCGCATCGAGCTGAAGTATTTCGAGGGCCAGCCGGCGATCAAGCACGTCGCGCGCGTCTCGAAGCCCGGCCGCCGCGTCTATTCGGGCTCGCAGGAGCTTCCGAAGGTGCGCAATGGCCTTGGCATCACCATCGTTTCGACGCCCAAGGGCGTTCTGTCCGACGCCGAAGCGCGCGAACAGAATGTGGGCGGCGAAGTTCTCGCGGAGGTCTTCTGA
- the rpmD gene encoding 50S ribosomal protein L30, protein MAKLKITQTGSPIRRTKDQRATLIGLGLNKMHRTVELDDTPEVRGMIRKVQHMVSVEG, encoded by the coding sequence ATGGCGAAGCTGAAGATCACCCAGACCGGATCGCCGATCCGCCGCACCAAGGATCAGCGCGCGACGCTGATCGGCCTTGGCCTCAACAAGATGCATCGCACGGTCGAACTCGACGACACCCCCGAGGTGCGCGGCATGATCCGCAAGGTGCAGCATATGGTGTCGGTCGAAGGCTGA
- the rplB gene encoding 50S ribosomal protein L2, which produces MALKNYNPTSPARRGLILVDRSGLHKGGPVKALTEGKRKTGGRNNKGHVTSRGIAGGHKQRYRIIDFKRRKWGVEGTVERIEYDPNRTAFIALVNYGTEAEADYAYILAPQRLGVGDKVVADKKTDVKPGNAMELGSMPVGTIVHNVEMKPGKGGQIARSAGTYVQVVGRDRGMVIVRLNSGEQRYIHANCMATVGAVSNPDNQNQNLGKAGRNRWLGKRPLTRGVAKNPVDHPHGGGEGRTSGGRHPVTPWGKPTKGARTRKNKSTDKMIIRSRHARKK; this is translated from the coding sequence ATGGCACTCAAGAATTACAATCCGACATCGCCGGCGCGTCGCGGACTGATCCTGGTGGACCGTTCGGGTCTGCACAAGGGCGGTCCGGTGAAGGCGCTGACCGAAGGCAAGCGCAAGACGGGCGGCCGCAACAACAAGGGTCATGTCACGTCGCGCGGCATCGCGGGCGGTCACAAGCAGCGCTATCGCATCATCGACTTCAAGCGCCGCAAGTGGGGCGTCGAAGGAACGGTCGAGCGGATCGAATATGATCCCAACCGCACCGCCTTCATCGCGCTGGTCAACTACGGCACCGAGGCCGAGGCCGACTATGCCTATATCCTTGCGCCGCAGCGCCTGGGCGTGGGCGACAAGGTGGTTGCCGACAAGAAGACCGACGTGAAGCCGGGCAACGCCATGGAGCTGGGCTCGATGCCGGTGGGCACCATCGTCCACAATGTGGAGATGAAGCCGGGCAAGGGCGGCCAGATCGCGCGCTCGGCGGGCACCTATGTGCAGGTCGTCGGCCGTGACCGCGGCATGGTGATCGTCCGTCTGAACTCGGGCGAGCAGCGCTATATCCACGCCAATTGCATGGCGACGGTGGGCGCGGTGTCGAACCCCGACAACCAGAACCAGAACCTCGGCAAGGCCGGCCGTAACCGCTGGCTGGGCAAGCGCCCGCTGACCCGCGGCGTCGCCAAGAACCCGGTTGACCACCCGCACGGCGGTGGTGAGGGCCGGACCTCGGGCGGCCGTCATCCGGTCACTCCGTGGGGCAAGCCGACCAAGGGTGCGCGCACCCGCAAGAACAAGTCGACCGACAAGATGATCATCCGGTCGCGTCACGCGAGGAAGAAGTAA
- the rplO gene encoding 50S ribosomal protein L15: MKLNDLRDNQGARKERVRVGRGIGSGLGKTAGRGQKGAKARSGVSINGFEGGQMPLHMRLPKRGFNNPFGKDYAEVNVGAIQKVIDAGKLDAKATIDHAALQAAGLARGGKDGVRLLGKGELTAKLSFVVAGASKGAREAVEKAGGSIEIPEIVPASEKAAAKKGKTLAAKKAARS, translated from the coding sequence ATGAAACTCAACGATCTCCGTGACAATCAGGGCGCCCGCAAGGAGCGCGTCCGCGTCGGCCGCGGCATCGGCTCGGGCCTGGGCAAGACCGCCGGGCGCGGCCAGAAGGGTGCGAAGGCGCGCTCGGGCGTTTCGATCAACGGATTCGAGGGCGGCCAGATGCCGCTCCACATGCGCCTGCCGAAGCGCGGCTTCAACAATCCGTTCGGCAAGGACTATGCCGAAGTGAACGTCGGCGCGATCCAGAAAGTGATCGACGCGGGCAAGCTCGACGCCAAGGCGACGATCGATCACGCGGCGCTGCAGGCGGCCGGCCTGGCGCGCGGCGGCAAGGACGGCGTTCGCCTGCTCGGCAAGGGCGAGCTGACCGCGAAGCTGAGCTTCGTCGTCGCCGGCGCGTCGAAGGGCGCGCGCGAAGCAGTCGAAAAGGCCGGTGGCTCGATCGAGATCCCGGAAATCGTGCCCGCTTCCGAAAAGGCGGCGGCCAAGAAGGGCAAGACGCTCGCCGCCAAGAAGGCGGCACGCAGCTGA
- the rpsC gene encoding 30S ribosomal protein S3, with protein MGQKSNPIGLRLQINRTWDSRWFAEGHDYGRLLLEDLKIRKYIVETLPQAAISKVVIERPAKLCRISVYAARPGVIIGKKGADIEKLRKKLASMTSSDVSLNIVEIRKPEVDAKLVAQGVADQLERRIAFRRAMKRAVQSALRLGAEGIRITCGGRLGGAEIARTEWYREGRVPLHTLRANVDYAEAEAHTAYGVCGVKVWIFKGEILGHDPMATDRLTLEAQTSGVRPAR; from the coding sequence ATGGGTCAGAAGAGCAACCCCATCGGTCTGCGGCTGCAGATCAACCGGACCTGGGACAGCCGCTGGTTCGCGGAAGGCCATGACTATGGCCGGCTGCTGCTGGAGGATCTCAAGATCCGCAAGTACATCGTCGAGACGCTGCCCCAGGCCGCGATCTCGAAGGTGGTGATCGAGCGTCCGGCCAAGCTGTGCCGCATCTCCGTCTATGCCGCCCGTCCCGGTGTGATCATCGGCAAGAAGGGCGCGGACATCGAGAAGCTCCGCAAGAAGCTGGCGTCGATGACGAGCTCGGACGTGAGCCTCAACATCGTCGAGATCCGCAAGCCCGAAGTCGACGCCAAGCTCGTCGCGCAGGGCGTCGCGGACCAGCTGGAGCGCCGTATCGCCTTCCGTCGCGCGATGAAGCGCGCGGTGCAGTCGGCGCTGCGTCTGGGTGCCGAGGGCATCCGGATCACCTGCGGCGGCCGTCTGGGCGGCGCGGAGATCGCGCGCACCGAATGGTATCGCGAGGGCCGTGTTCCGCTGCACACGCTGCGCGCGAACGTCGACTATGCCGAGGCCGAGGCCCACACCGCTTATGGCGTGTGCGGCGTGAAGGTCTGGATCTTCAAGGGCGAGATCCTGGGCCATGATCCGATGGCGACGGACCGGCTGACGCTGGAGGCACAGACCTCCGGTGTGCGCCCGGCGCGCTGA
- the rplX gene encoding 50S ribosomal protein L24, translating to MAAAKIKKGDRVIVLSGKDKGRTGDVVKAMPKDGKVVVEGVNIAVRHRKPSQANPQGGLERSEAPLHVSKVAHVTADGKPTRVRFEERDGKKVRVAVKTGEVING from the coding sequence ATGGCTGCTGCGAAGATCAAGAAGGGCGACCGCGTGATCGTCCTGAGCGGAAAGGACAAGGGCCGCACCGGCGACGTCGTGAAGGCGATGCCGAAGGACGGCAAGGTCGTGGTCGAGGGCGTGAACATCGCCGTTCGCCACCGCAAGCCGAGCCAGGCGAATCCGCAGGGCGGGCTCGAGCGTTCGGAAGCGCCGCTCCACGTTTCGAAGGTTGCGCATGTGACCGCCGACGGCAAGCCGACGCGCGTGCGCTTCGAGGAGCGCGACGGCAAGAAGGTTCGCGTCGCCGTCAAGACCGGGGAGGTCATCAATGGCTGA
- the rpsN gene encoding 30S ribosomal protein S14, translated as MAKLSSINKNEKRKKLVKQYAPKYAKLKAIANDESLDETERLIARLKMAEIPRNANPTRVRNRCELTGRPRGYYRKFRLARVMLRDLANKGLIPGVTKSSW; from the coding sequence ATGGCGAAACTGAGTTCGATCAATAAGAACGAAAAGCGCAAGAAGCTGGTGAAGCAGTATGCGCCCAAGTACGCGAAGCTGAAGGCGATCGCGAACGACGAGTCGCTCGACGAGACCGAGCGTTTGATCGCGCGCCTCAAGATGGCGGAGATTCCCCGCAACGCGAATCCGACCCGCGTGCGCAACCGCTGCGAGCTGACCGGCCGTCCGCGCGGCTATTACCGCAAGTTCCGTCTCGCCCGCGTCATGCTGCGCGATCTGGCCAACAAGGGCCTGATCCCCGGTGTGACCAAGTCGAGCTGGTAA
- the rpsE gene encoding 30S ribosomal protein S5, which produces MADENNQNVEAQGAGQPQEQQGRGGRGRGRGGNDRGGGRGGRDGGRGRRDDRRGGPDDGGEELIEKLVHINRVSKTVKGGKRFGFAALVVVGDGKGRVGFGHGKAREVPEAISKATAAAKKKMVRVPLREGRTLHHDGRGHFGAGKVYLRSAPAGTGIIAGGPMRAVFESLGVADVVTKSIGTSNPYNMIRATFEALGEQTSPKSVAQRRGKKIADLLGRGGSQTAEADAAAVTE; this is translated from the coding sequence ATGGCCGACGAGAACAACCAGAACGTCGAGGCGCAGGGCGCCGGCCAGCCGCAGGAGCAGCAGGGTCGTGGCGGACGCGGACGCGGGCGCGGCGGCAATGATCGCGGCGGTGGCCGCGGCGGCCGTGACGGTGGCCGTGGGCGTCGCGACGATCGCCGCGGCGGTCCGGACGACGGCGGCGAGGAGCTGATCGAGAAGCTGGTTCACATCAACCGCGTCTCGAAGACGGTGAAGGGCGGCAAGCGCTTCGGCTTCGCGGCGCTGGTCGTCGTGGGCGACGGCAAGGGCCGTGTCGGCTTCGGCCATGGCAAGGCGCGCGAGGTGCCGGAGGCGATTTCGAAGGCGACTGCCGCGGCGAAGAAGAAGATGGTCCGCGTGCCGCTGCGCGAGGGCCGGACGCTGCATCATGACGGCCGTGGCCATTTCGGCGCGGGCAAGGTCTATCTCCGCTCGGCGCCTGCCGGTACCGGCATCATCGCCGGCGGTCCGATGCGCGCCGTGTTCGAGAGCCTGGGCGTCGCCGACGTGGTGACCAAGTCGATCGGCACGTCGAACCCCTACAACATGATCCGTGCGACCTTCGAGGCGCTGGGCGAGCAGACGTCGCCGAAGTCGGTGGCGCAGCGTCGCGGCAAGAAGATCGCCGACCTGCTCGGCCGTGGCGGATCGCAGACTGCCGAGGCGGATGCCGCGGCAGTGACGGAGTAA
- the rpsQ gene encoding 30S ribosomal protein S17 — protein sequence MPKRVLTGQIVSDKADKTVVVLVERKVKHPLYGKIIRRSKKYHAHDEGNEYKAGETVRIEETAPISKLKTWKVIARVNTHATPEQVAAEAAA from the coding sequence ATGCCGAAGCGCGTGCTGACCGGGCAGATCGTGTCCGACAAGGCCGATAAGACGGTGGTGGTGCTGGTGGAGCGCAAGGTGAAGCACCCGCTCTACGGCAAGATCATCCGCCGTTCGAAGAAGTATCACGCCCATGATGAGGGCAATGAGTACAAGGCCGGCGAGACCGTGCGGATCGAAGAGACCGCGCCGATCTCCAAGCTGAAGACCTGGAAGGTGATCGCGCGGGTGAACACCCATGCGACCCCCGAGCAGGTCGCGGCGGAAGCGGCGGCGTAA
- the rplF gene encoding 50S ribosomal protein L6 — translation MSRTGKKPVAIPAGVTASVDGAEISVKGPKGTLTMPKDPLVSYELTDGGIALKPVNDTKRARSFWGMQRTLLQNLVTGVTEGFSKRLEISGVGYRANAQGKKLKLQLGFSHDVDMDVPAGIEVKTPDQTTVEISGIDKQAVGQFAAEVRRWRKPEPYKGKGIKYAGEYIFRKEGKKK, via the coding sequence ATGAGCCGCACGGGCAAGAAGCCGGTCGCGATTCCGGCAGGCGTGACCGCCAGTGTCGACGGTGCCGAGATTTCGGTGAAGGGGCCCAAGGGCACTCTCACCATGCCGAAGGATCCGCTGGTGAGCTACGAGCTCACCGACGGTGGCATCGCGCTGAAGCCGGTCAACGACACCAAGCGCGCGCGTTCGTTCTGGGGCATGCAGCGCACGCTGCTGCAGAACCTCGTTACCGGCGTGACCGAGGGCTTTTCGAAGCGCCTCGAGATCAGCGGCGTCGGCTATCGTGCGAACGCTCAGGGCAAGAAGCTGAAGCTGCAGCTCGGTTTCAGCCATGACGTCGACATGGACGTGCCGGCCGGGATCGAAGTGAAGACGCCCGACCAGACGACGGTGGAGATCAGCGGCATCGACAAGCAGGCCGTGGGCCAGTTTGCCGCCGAGGTCCGCCGCTGGCGCAAGCCCGAGCCGTACAAGGGCAAGGGCATCAAATACGCCGGCGAGTATATCTTCCGGAAGGAAGGGAAGAAGAAGTGA
- the rplN gene encoding 50S ribosomal protein L14: MIQMQSNLDVADNSGAKRVQCIKVLGGSKRRTAGVGDVIVVSVKEAAPRGRVKKGDVHRAVIVRTAKDIRRNDGSVIRFDGNAAVLVNKNEEPIGTRIFGPVVRELRSKGFMKIISLAPEVL; encoded by the coding sequence ATGATCCAGATGCAGTCGAATCTCGACGTCGCGGACAACAGCGGCGCGAAGCGCGTGCAGTGCATCAAGGTGCTGGGCGGCTCGAAGCGCCGCACGGCCGGCGTGGGCGATGTGATCGTCGTCAGCGTCAAGGAAGCCGCCCCGCGCGGCCGCGTGAAGAAGGGCGACGTTCACCGCGCGGTGATCGTGCGCACCGCCAAGGACATCCGCCGCAACGACGGTTCGGTGATCCGCTTCGACGGCAACGCCGCGGTGCTGGTCAACAAGAACGAGGAGCCGATCGGCACTCGTATCTTCGGCCCGGTCGTCCGCGAGCTGCGCTCGAAGGGCTTCATGAAGATCATCTCGCTCGCACCGGAGGTGCTGTGA
- the rplP gene encoding 50S ribosomal protein L16, which translates to MLQPKRTKFRKAFKGRIHGDAKGGTTLNFGAYGLKAMEPERITARQIEAARRAITRHIKRQGRLWIRIFPDVPVSSKPAEVRMGSGKGSPEFWAARVKPGRILFELDGVPGPLAAEAFERAAMKLPIKTKVVARLGDTSHLEG; encoded by the coding sequence ATGCTGCAACCGAAGCGCACCAAGTTCCGCAAGGCGTTCAAGGGTCGCATCCATGGCGATGCCAAGGGCGGCACCACGCTGAATTTCGGCGCCTATGGCTTGAAGGCGATGGAGCCGGAGCGGATCACCGCGCGCCAGATCGAGGCGGCTCGCCGCGCGATCACGCGCCACATCAAGCGCCAGGGGCGTTTGTGGATCCGCATCTTCCCGGACGTTCCGGTGTCGAGCAAGCCTGCCGAAGTCCGCATGGGCTCGGGCAAGGGTTCGCCCGAGTTCTGGGCGGCGCGCGTGAAGCCCGGCCGTATCCTGTTCGAGCTGGACGGCGTTCCCGGCCCGCTCGCGGCGGAAGCATTCGAGCGTGCGGCGATGAAGCTGCCGATCAAGACCAAGGTCGTGGCGCGCCTCGGCGACACGTCGCACCTGGAGGGCTGA